The region GTGTGAGGAACTTCCAAGGAGAAGCCAGTCTCCTCGgcaacctcccttcccttcccatctccagaCCAGCAGGGGTCTGCCCCCCctctgctgcccccccccccgggcctGGTGAAGAGGCCACACTGAGCCACCCCTTGCTTGTGGCCCCTCACTGAGTTCTGGATATTGGGTCAGGTCTGGAGCCCCTACTCGAAGGACCACCAGGCTACAAGCTTTGCTGTCTCACCCACAAGACCGCCCTGACCCCCCAGCACTGTGGGAGCTGGGTCCTGAGTATGTGTCCCGACGGGGCCCCTTTTGCCCGACTCGCTGCACAAGGGAAAGCTGTGAGGACCTTCCTGTTTGGACACTGTTGCTACTTGACTCTGCAGAGGTTTCTGACACCATGCTCTTGAAAGTTTTCTCCTGCAGCCTTCTTGGGCATGAGACACTGCCATGGCCACCTGCCACCCTGgcttccacctcctccctcccagcctaACTGCCTGGGGGGAGTGACTGGCCGAGcggagggaggctgggcaggtggACACACAGCACTCTCGGTGTCTGAGTTACGTTGTTTCCAACAAGAGTTGCCAGGCAGAGGTTTCTCCACATTTCTCCACCTCTCCTGTGTCCTGCTGCCGCTTCTAGAAGCAGCGTGTCCTGAGGCCACCTGCCGCCAAAACTACTGGGTGCTCTCCCTGCACATCAGCCACACGAAGCTGGGGACACAGGAGCTGTGGAGCTGGGGGGTGACTTCCTGGCCTTGGCACCTCAGGGGATCACCCCTGAGATGGTCCCTGCCACTCTCTCAGGGGTTGCACCCCCCATTCTCCTGTGACAGATGGGATTAATTAGTGGGTGCCGGGGGGTGGGACAACAGACTCCTGGAACGGGGCTGCAGGTCAGCCAAGACGGTGGGAAATCGCACCGCACGGTGGACCCCTGGGGCACACATGCCGCCACCCAGTGCCCACAGCGTCCCAGACTTCAGCACACAGCATTCTCACCGTCTGTCCCAACTATCCTTTAACATATGTCGGGAGTCACCGACTCAGTGACAAACTTCCGGACGTGAAATTGCACACTGCGTCCAGATCACACGCTCTTCACGTGGCGCCAACCCTCTGCACCGTGCAGCCGCTCTCCAGCtcggtgaggggtggggtgggggcgtcTCCAGCACCGCCGCTGTGCGTGTCCTGGCCCCAGACACTGTGGTGTCACCAGACCTTCCACAGCCACCTGGTTTTTGTCTGCCTGGTGTTTACTCCCAGTTCCACAGAGATGCTAACCATCTCCCCTCTTCTGTGCGATTTCCATGCAAGCTGCCTGCTCCCTGCCACCACCTGTCCACCATAGGACTGGCCTGTGACCTGAGCCCCTTCCCAGGGCTCGGTGCCACCTCAGTCCACTCTGTCCAGTGACGCAGCCCGCCAGCTCCCTTGTAGTGACAGCCTGTCTCACAGCTAGAGTCCACTCAAAACAGTCTTCAGTGCCTGCTTTACTGAAATGCCGTCTACATTCCCACACCATAGGGAGCTTTTCCCACCTGCATCCCACCACCTGCAGGCTCGGGCTCTCTCCGCCTGTCACTCTGACCTCTACCCCCCTCACTTGTCTCTCAGTTCCGTTCTCCCTCCACCTTccgcaccccacccccgccagttTCTCCCCTTGCCAGATACTGCTCCCACCTTGTAGAGGTTGTCTTAGAATCCTTGATGTGCACGTTCAACTTGAATTCtactttttgttctttctacAAAAAAAACAGAGTACTTTGATTCCAGGCGCGCCCGTGGTCACTCCCAGTGACCTGAGCCATCACCTCCAACTGGGGCTTGGGTGCGTGTGTTGGGTTTTGGTCACTCCCAGTGAGTTCTGGACCCACATAGGTGTCTCCCAAGGCCACTCCCATCCTGCTCCTGTGAACGCGGGAATCACCCCTCACACTGCTCCCTCGCCCTAACCCCGCAAACTTTGAGGGGCTCTCCGGCCCCACCAGAGAAGGCTGGAGCCCGGCCTGGGGTAGAGGTTCCTGTTCTCCTGAGTGTGTTTTTGCACCTGAGCCCTGAGTGTCAGGGCACGCAGGCAGGGGACTGGTCCAGCACTCTGCTGGAGACTCAGGTGCATGCGGCTGGGCTGCCCCTCAGGCCAGGCCAGCGCGCTGCAGGTCCTGGGGCAGCACGCGGCCCTTCCTGCGGGCCTTCTCCCGGCGCCGCTCCGCCTTGGCCACCTTCTTTTTGCGCAGGTTCTGGCGCCGCTGGTCCTGCCGCCGCTGCATCTTCTCCACAACCTGGGCCGTGCGCTTCTCCCATTGGCGCTGCCGCTGCGCCCGCCGCTTCTCCTTGCGCCGCAGGGCGGCCTGCAGCAGGCCCTCGTCATCGCGGACGCGCACGCCCTCCGCCCGGTACAACGCGGCCGTCCACTGCATTTTGCTCTCCAGCTCCCGCGCCTTGTCTTCGTCCTGCCCTCGCAGCTCCTCCAGCCGGCTCTGCCGAGCCTGCAGCCTCTCCAGCAGCTGCCGGTAGTTCTTCCCAGTCAGCGGCGGCAGATTTCCCTTGAGCCTCTGCCGCTTCTCCCGCCGGCGCTGTGCCCTGCTGGCCGGCGGCTCCTCACTCACCTCCACCTGCAGGTGAGAGCGTGGTGTTACCGCCTGCACACCTGAACCCTCAGGCCCAGCAGTCCCGCCGGGGTCCCCCACACCTTGTTGAACAACAGCCCCGGCTTTCCTGGGGCCTCCTCGCTCGGTGCCTCGGGTGGTGGTGCAGCAGCCTCCGCCTCTGCTGCcttggctgccttctccctggcTCTCAGCTCCTTCCGCTTCCTCTTTTTCCGGTCCCGCTCCTGCTTCCGCCTCCGTCTCTTCTCCAAAGCGGCGGGGGACAGCTCCTCAGTGCTGCCCTGGAGGGGAAGGCAGCATTCAGTTGTCAGGTTCTCCCGACTCGGGGCGGCCTGGATCCTGCAATCCAGGCAGGGCGGGGAACATGTGCTCCTGGTCCCCGGTCTCCAGTCCGTCCCCACCTACCTGGCCCCGGGCCTCCCGTATCTTTTCATGCAGCCGTTGCCGCAGAACATCCAGGGCAAAGAAGGACTCAGGCTCTGCGGCCAGGCCACCTGCAGGAAGGAATCAGAGGGCTGAAAGGGGAGCCCCAGCCCTGACCTTTCAGTACcctcctgcagcccagcctcAGAGCCCAAGTCTTTGtgcactgtcccctgcccccggTGGCCACCGGCGGATCTGTAAGGCAGCTCCAGGAACTTTCTACTTGTCTCCTCACCCTGGACTGGCCCCCAGCACACCCTCAGGAATGGGACATCCCTGTGTGTTGGGGTTAAAACGCTTCCAACAAGTCAAAGCAAACCATCTCCCATCTCTTCCCCTTCCGCAGCCTGTGGGCCCCCAACAACTCCGCTTTCACGACATCCCTTCAGGGACCTGAGGGCAGTGATGCTCTTCCCGCCAAGCTCCTCACCTGCAGGGGCCCTGGAAGGGCCCGaggccttctcctcctcttctgctgCTGGCTTTCTGGCCCGGGAAGTGGCCCGAGATTtctcccccagggcctgggccttgGGTTCCACAACCTTCTCCTCCCGCTCCCGGGATTTCTTCTGtgccctcttccttttcttttttgggggtcCAGCAGCTTCTGAGCCTTGAGTTTTGCccactgaaatacaaaataaGACAGGCATGCTGTCCCAATCTGTGACCCACTCAACAGGCAGGCGGTCCTGCCAGGGCTTTGATCTCAGAAGGCTGCCCAGAGCAAATCGGGGGTTCCGGTGAACCTTATCCGCAGAGCTCAGAGCCATAAACTTCCTGGAGAAAGCAGACTGGTCACGCATGTCAAAACCCTGATAAACATCCCCACACTGGACCCAGCAGTGCACAGTGAGGCTTCATCCTGGCCATGCACGACACCCATCCCAGGGGACAAATCAGGGCCCTGTTACACAGCCAACCGCTCCGAATCCACCAAGAGTAATCAcacaggccctggcctgtgtgtctTGGTTGAGCtccgtcctgcaaagtgaagggttgtgggttcgattcccaggcagggcacatgcctgggttgtaattttggtcccag is a window of Desmodus rotundus isolate HL8 chromosome 1, HLdesRot8A.1, whole genome shotgun sequence DNA encoding:
- the SURF6 gene encoding surfeit locus protein 6; its protein translation is MASLLAKDAYLQSLARKICSGPSPEPQKRKSVGKTQGSEAAGPPKKKRKRAQKKSREREEKVVEPKAQALGEKSRATSRARKPAAEEEEKASGPSRAPAGGLAAEPESFFALDVLRQRLHEKIREARGQGSTEELSPAALEKRRRRKQERDRKKRKRKELRAREKAAKAAEAEAAAPPPEAPSEEAPGKPGLLFNKVEVSEEPPASRAQRRREKRQRLKGNLPPLTGKNYRQLLERLQARQSRLEELRGQDEDKARELESKMQWTAALYRAEGVRVRDDEGLLQAALRRKEKRRAQRQRQWEKRTAQVVEKMQRRQDQRRQNLRKKKVAKAERRREKARRKGRVLPQDLQRAGLA